The Coffea arabica cultivar ET-39 chromosome 8e, Coffea Arabica ET-39 HiFi, whole genome shotgun sequence genome window below encodes:
- the LOC140012687 gene encoding uncharacterized protein, with the protein MEAPLWPPPVTGGGAGPSRSFADVLSGPCRLESNIPDLGCCSTHRGEPALRLSQKELQLLSTPFQNALVGRFPFRRPPMEVIRHFFVSLGLKGECDVGLLDMNHVLIRPSSEEDFTRLFVRRSWFVQGAQMLLSKWTMDFTAQQDSTFAPVWVSLPSLPLPLFNKIYIANLAGLLGRYLKSDSATLALKRPSVARVLVEMDVSVSPPHRIWIGEDQEGFWQEVEYESWPKFCGFCTRFGHEVGECFRKNPDLIPPKTVGRKAEKATAVYRPKAITGQTGSALGLLQQEIPGKQLMEPEVSTHSEPEVVPAAMGQATHSHAVDHLQHVPGLALVEADAGVDSISEETRGGVAVGRDSVAVDVSADVSASSSRETNAVEVLSSHLVATQARGCEGEVCGQVARIAPSSNTFAVLQSLSDTEFQDFERTPSRSETHAPAARPNHRRQYSEGDLPGEVAQWAQLKEFHRELQQRLSSDPAATGGTLEDVKFARLEQQEAAGKDQLGARHKGGRPAKSSSNQVSIFSQNHYSLRELAEQLLHMCINFPSGCSIQLSAVYARCSRVGRRELWAAMEELVGTGRGPWLLAGDFNVISNAEERAGGSPANARNMEEFNAAIGNCGLVEVPFDGSLFTWTNGRVWQRLDRALMNRDWADGYELSHVSHLSRGRSDHAPLLITAHSARQRKSSFKFLNVWQRHTGFMDVVRQGWAMPVEGVGMPKFHNKLRAVKCCLQAWNVQVFGNIFNKVKEAEAVMKQREERFDNERDSVSRAALEEAKSRYARTLAVECEYWRQKAGIKWLQVRDANLAYFHS; encoded by the exons ATGGAGGCTCCTTTGTGGCCGCCGCCGGTTACAGGGGGTGGCGCAGGCCCTTCCAGGTCTTTTGCAGATGTGCTCTCTGGCCCGTGCCGGTTGGAGTCGAATATTCCAGATCTGGGGTGTTGTTCAACTCATCGAGGAGAACCTGCTTTGCGGTTATCTCAGAAGGAGTTACAGCTGCTCTCTACACCATTCCAAAATGCGTTAGTTGGCAGATTTCCGTTCCGCCGCCCTCCTATGGAAGTCATTAGACATTTTTTCGTATCGCTGGGTCTCAAGGGAGAGTGTGATGTCGGTCTGCTCGATATGAATCACGTCCTCATCAGGCCGTCATCTGAGGAGGACTTTACAAGGCTTTTCGTGCGCCGTTCATGGTTCGTACAGGGTGCACAGATGCTGTTATCAAAGTGGACGATGGATTTTACAGCCCAACAGGATTCGACGTTTGCGCCTGTATGGGTATCTTTGCCGTCGCTTCCGTTGCCTTTGTTCAACAAGATATACATAGCCAATTTGGCGGGTTTGCTGGGAAGATATCTAAAGAGTGACTCTGCGACACTAGCGCTTAAGCGTCCTTCTGTGGCGCGGGTTTTGGTTGAGATGGATGTATCGGTGTCTCCTCCACACCGTATATGGATTGGAGAAGACCAGGAGGGTTTCTGGCAGGAGGTGGAATATGAGAGCTGGCCAAAATTTTGTGGGTTCTGCACTCGCTTTGGTCATGAAGTTGGGGAATGTTTCAGGAAGAACCCAGATCTTATCCCTCCCAAAACAGTAGGCAGGAAGGCTGAGAAGGCAACGGCGGTTTACAGGCCTAAGGCTATCACTGGTCAGACTGGGTCTGCATTGGGGCTCCTACAGCAGGAAATTCCGGGTAAACAGCTTATGGAACCTGAGGTGAGTACCCATTCAGAGCCGGAGGTAGTACCGGCTGCTATGGGTCAGGCGACGCACAGTCACGCGGTGGATCATCTTCAACATGTCCCAGGTCTAGCGCTTGTGGAGGCAGACGCTGGTGTTGATTCAATATCGGAAGAAACCCGTGGTGGAGTAGCGGTTGGGAGAGACTCGGTAGCTGTGGATGTGTCTGCTGATGTATCCGCGTCATCTTCGAGGGAGACGAATGCAGTGGAGGTTCTTTCTTCTCATTTGGTAGCAACGCAGGCTAGGGGTTGCGAAGGGGAGGTTTGCGGCCAGGTTGCAAGGATTGCACCATCCTCCAATACCTTTGCTGTCCTGCAATCATTATCAGACACAGAGTTTCAGGATTTTGAGCGCACTCCGTCCCGGTCTGAGACACATGCTCCAGCAGCTAGGCCGAATCATAGAAGACAATACTCGGAAGGGGATCTACCGGGTGAGGTAGCGCAGTGGGCGCAGCTAAAAGAATTTCATAGGGAGTTGCAGCAGCGGTTATCTTCAGATCCGGCGGCAACGGGAGGGACGTTGGAGGATGTCAAGTTTGCACGTCTTGAGCAGCAGGAGGCCGCGGGTAAAGATCAGCTTGGAGCTAGGCACAAGGGTGGTCGGCCAGCTAAATCATCTTCCAATCAGGTTTCtatcttttctcaaaatcatTACTCACTGCG GGAATTGGCCGAGCAGCTCCTCCATATGTGCATCAATTTTCCTTCCGGGTGCTCTATTCAGCTTTCGGCCGTTTATGCAAGGTGTTCAAGGGTTGGGCGACGCGAGCTGTGGGCAGCAATGGAGGAATTGGTGGGTACCGGTAGGGGGCCTTGGTTGTTGGCAGGGGATTTCAATGTCATTTCCAATGCGGAGGAGCGAGCGGGAGGCTCCCCGGCTAATGCACGGAACATGGAGGAATTTAATGCCGCTATTGGCAACTGTGGCTTAGTGGAGGTGCCTTTTGATGGGTCGTTATTTACTTGGACGAATGGTAGGGTGTGGCAGAGATTGGATAGGGCTTTAATGAATCGGGATTGGGCTGATGGGTACGAGCTTTCCCATGTTTCGCATTTGTCCAGAGGTCGATCGGATCATGCTCCGCTATTGATTACTGCCCACAGCGCGAGACAAAGGAAgagttcttttaaatttttaaatgtaTGGCAGCGACATACAGGTTTTATGGATGTGGTCCGCCAGGGCTGGGCGATGCCCGTGGAGGGGGTGGGTATGCCAAAATTTCATAATAAATTGCGGGCAGTAAAATGTTGTCTGCAAGCATGGAACGTACAGGTCTTTGGTAATATTTTTAACAAAGTGAAGGAGGCTGAGGCTGTTATGAAACAAAGAGAAGAACGGTTTGACAATGAGAGGGATTCGGTTTCTCGAGCAGCGCTGGAGGAGGCAAAATCGAGATATGCAAGGACTTTGGCGGTGGAGTGTGAGTATTGGAGGCAAAAGGCGGGCATCAAATGGTTGCAGGTTAGGGATGCTAATTTGGCGTACTTCCATTCTTGA